A genomic segment from Diceros bicornis minor isolate mBicDic1 chromosome 5, mDicBic1.mat.cur, whole genome shotgun sequence encodes:
- the SELENOS gene encoding selenoprotein S, translating into MEVDEEQLSARPALETEGLRFLHVTVGSLLASYGWYIVFSCILLYVVFQKLSTRLRALRQRQLDRAAAAVEPDIVVKRQEALAAARLKMQEELNAQVEKHKEKLRQLEEEKRRRKIEMWDSMQEGKSYKRNAGRPQEEDSPGPSTSSVIPKRKSDRKPLRGGGYNPLSGEGGGACSWRPGRRGPSSGG; encoded by the exons ATGGAGGTCGACGAGGAGCAGCTCTCCGCGCGGCCGGCACTGGAGACCGAGGGGCTACGCTTCCTGCACGTCACGG tgGGCTCTCTGCTGGCCAGCTATGGCTGGTACATCGTCTTCAGCTGCATCCTTCTCTACGTGGTTTTCCAGAAGCTTTCCACCCGCCTGAGGGCCTTGAGGCAGAGGCAGCTGGACCGAGCTGCGGCTGCCGTGG AACCTGATATTGTTGTTAAACGGCAAGAAGCTTTAGCAGCTGCTCGTTTGAAAATGCAAGAGGAACTAAATGCACAAGTTGAAAAGCATAAGGAGAAACTAAGACAG cttgaagaagagaaaaggagacgGAAGATTGAAATGTGGGACAGCATGCAAGAAGGAAAAAGTTACAAAAGAAATGCAGGCAGGCCTCAG gaagaaGACAGTCCTGGGCCTTCTACTTCCTCAGTCATCCCGAAACGAAAATCTGACAGAAAGCCTTTGCGGGGAGGTG GTTACAACCCTTTGTCTGGTGAAGGAGGTGGAGCCTGCTCCTGGAGACCTGGTCGCAGAGGCCCGTCATCTGGTGGATGA